The nucleotide window AGGACAAGACCTATCAGGTCTCCGAGCTCAGCCAGCATTACGGCGCTGACGAGCAGATGGCCGAGGACATCCTCAAGCATATGATCGATGGTGTGCCTCTGCCGGTCTCGGTGACCGACGCGCTGGAGGCGGGGCTCCTGGCTCTCTCGATGGACGAGGCCATGCGCACCAAGTCGGTGATCGACATGACCCCCATCTGGCAGCGCTTCGATGCTGCCCTGGGCAAGGGACGCTGAGGAGACACGCCGATGACCAGCACCAGAAGCGCCACCCTCTTCGCCCTCGCCCTGCTGGCACCGGCATTGATCTATATCCTGACGATCGTGGCTTACCCGCTGTTCGACACGATCGTGCTCAGCTTCACCAATGCGTCGCTGCGTCAGGATTACGATTTTGTCGGCTGGGCCAATTACCAGCGCATTTTCGGTGCCGGCAATTTCACCGAAGTCATCATCCGCACCTTCATCTGGACCTTCTTTTCGGTCTCCATGAAAATGGTCATCGGCATGTGCGGCGCAGTCCTGCTCAATGCGGCAATTCCCGGCCAGGCGCTGTTCCGCATTCTCACCATGCCGCCCTGGATCGTGCCCATGGCCATCGGCATTTTCATGTGGGGCTGGATGTATAATGGCCAGTTCGGCATGATCTCGGGCCTGTTGCAGAATTTCGGCATCACCGATGGCCCCATTGCCTGGCTGGCCTATGGCAATACCGCCTTCTGGGCCACCATTGTCACCGATGTGTGGATCGGCGTGCCCATGGTCACCATCTATTTCCTGGCCGCCATGCAATCGATCCCGCGCGATCTGCATGAAGCCGCCTGGACCGATGGTGCAGGCCGCTTCTATCGCTTCCGCCGCATCACCGTGCCTTTGATGGTGCCCGCCATCATCACCATGAGCCTGCTCTCGCTCATCGCCACCTTCAATTCTTTCGATATCATCTGGATCCTGACCCAGGGCGGCCCGTCCGGCTCGACCACCACCATGATTATCGACACCTACAAGACCGCCATGGGCTCCCGGAAATATGGCGAAGGCGCCGCGCGCGCCGTGGTCATCTCGCTCTTCGTGACGGCTTTCTGCATCGTCTACTTCCGCGCGGTCCGCAAGCTCCAGCAGGGAGAAGCCAAATGAGCGACGTCGCCCGTTCCACCGAAGTGGCTGCCGCCGACAGCAAGGCCAGCGTCAAGCCCCGCCGCGGGCTCTGGTCCGCCGCCCGACCGATGATCGACCGCTATAGTCTGCTCGAGGTGGTCGGGCTCTATGTCGGTATCGCGATCTTCCTGTTCTTCGTCCTGGCGCCGTTCATCGAAGGCTTCCTGGTGTCATTGAAGCCTTTGGCGCAGCTCTTTTCCACGCCCTATAGCTTCATCCCCAAAAACTGGTCCTTCGATGCCTATGTCAATATGTGGGTCTCGGTGCCGGCCCTGGGCATGCACATCTTCAATTCCTTCTTCATCTCGACCGTGGTGACGCTCATTGTCGTCGTCATTGTCGTGCCCGCCGCCTATGCCTTTGCCCGCTTCAACTTCACCGGCGCCGGGCTGATGCTGGGCGCGTTCCTCGCGGTCAACATGTTCTCGGGCGCCGTGCTGCTCATCCCGCTGTTCCGGCTGATGCGTACCCTTGGCCTGCTCAATACCTATTGGGCCATGATCGTGCCGGGCGCCGCTTTCCTCATCCCGTCCTCCGTGTGGCTGTTGCGCACCTATATGATGCGCATTCCCCGCGAGCTCGACGAGGCCGCCTGGGTCGATGGCGCCAGCCGTCTTTATACCCTGCGCCGGGTCATCCTGCCGCTGGCCATGCCGGGCATCGTGGTCGTTGCCATCATGACCTTTATCGGCGCCTACGCCCAGCAATTCATCTTCGCGCTGACCTTCAACTCCAAGACCGAATTCATGCCTTTGCCGATCGGGCTCTTTGCCTTCTTCGGCAAGCAGGAAGTGATCTGGAACGAGCTGATGGCGGCCTCTTTCGTCGGAATCCTGCCGGTCATGATCGTGATCGTGTTCCTGCAGCGCTATCTCGTCGCCGGTCTCACCGCCGGTGCCGTGAAGCAATAACTGGAGCGCCTCTTTGCCGAGGCGCGCCAACAAGGGTTTGGAGATCGCTCGGTGTCTGATGCCGAACGGCTCCAGAAGGGCCGAGGGGCCCATAATCAAGGGAGACTACAAGTGAAAAAGACAATCGGTTTGCTGACCGTGTCCATGCTGGCCCTGGCCGGCGCTGCCCCGGCGGCTTACGCGCAGGACAAGGAAATTGCCTTCATCAACTGCGGTGACGAGCTGACCGCAGGCTACGCCGACTACTTCGCCGAGTGGGAAGCTGCCAATCCCGGCTTCAAGGTTGTGCCCGAGATCGTGGGCTGGGGCCAATGTCAGGATAAGGTGACCACGCTCGCCGCTGCGGGCACCCCGGTTGCCCTCGCCTATGTCGGCTCGCGCACCCTCAAGCAGTTCGCCCAGAACGACCTGATCGTGCCCGTTCCGATGACCGACGAGGAAAAGGCATCCTACTACAATTACGTGCCCGACACCGTCACCTTCGACGGCACCCAGTGGGGCGTACCGGTCGCCTTCTCGACCAAGGCCCTGTTCTGGAACAAGGACCTGTTCGAAGAAGCCGGTCTCGATCCGGAAGTGCCGCCCAAGACCTGGGAAGAAAAGATCGCTTTCGCCAAGCAGATCACCGAGAACACCGACGCTGCCGGCTATGGTGCCGTTGCCAAGACCTTTGACAACACCATGCACCAGTTCCTGCATTGGGTTTACACCAATGACGGCCTGATCATCGACGCCGACAACAATATCGTTGCCAACTCGCCCCAGGTCCTGGCTGCCCTCACCGCTCTTCGCGACATCATCCCCTATTCCGAAGAAGGCCCGACTGCTTACGAGCAGAACGAAGTCCGCGCCATCTGGCTCGATGGTGGCGTCGCCATGATCGAAGCCTCGGTCGGTGCGGCTCTGCGCGCCGAAGAAGCCGGCATGAATTGGGGTGTCGCCCCGCTGCCGCTCGGTCCGGATGCCAAGGGTCCCGGTACCCTGCTGATCACCGACGCCCTGGCCGTTTTCAAGGGTACGGGTGTGGAAGAGCAGGCCATTAGCCTGGCCAAGTTCATCACCGATGGCCAGCGCCAGTGGGATGCGGAAATGGCCCAGGGCCTGACCCCGCTGCGTCCGCTGCATTCCGACGAACTGGTTGCCGAAACCCCCTATTGGAAGCCGTTCCTGGACGGCATCGAATTCGGTGGTCCCGAGCCGCTGTTCACCGACTATATCGGTCTGCAGAACACCATGATCGAAATGGTCCAGTCGGTCGTGACCGGCGCTGCCGAGCCTGAGGCCGCCCTCGAAAAGGCCGCCGCTGAGCTCGAACTTTACAAGTAAGGTCCCTCCCGACCGGCCGCCGTCCCAAGGGGCGGCGGCACCCTTCCCAATTTCCGTGCCCGGAGACGCGAACCATGTCGCAACTGAGCCTCAAGCGCCTCGAAAAGTCCTTCAACGAGGCCCGCATCATCAAAGGTATCGATCTTGATGTCAGCGAGGGCGAATTCGTGGTTTTTGTCGGCCCCTCGGGCTGCGGCAAGTCGACCCTATTGCGCATGATCGCGGGCTTGGAAGATGTCAGCGCCGGCGAGATCGAGATCGGCGGCAATATCGTGAACGACCTGCCGCCCGTGCAGCGCGGCATCGCCATGGTCTTTCAGTCCTACGCGCTCTATCCGCACATGAGCGTTTATGAAAATATCGCTTTCCCGCTGCGCGTGGAAAAGCTGCCCCAGGCCGAAGTCGACAATCGCGTCCAGGCCGCCGCCAAGGTGCTCCAGCTTGAAAGCCGTTTGCAGCACCGTCCGGGCCAGCTCTCCGGCGGCCAGCGCCAACGTGTCGCCATTGGCCGCGCCATTGTGCGCCAGCCCAAGATTTTCCTCTTCGACGAGCCGCTCTCCAATCTCGACGCGGCCCTGCGCTCGGAAATGCGCATTGAGCTGATGGAGCTGCACAAGCGGCTCGGCTCAACCATGATCTATGTGACCCACGACCAGATCGAGGCCATGACCATGGCCGACAAGATCGTGGTGCTCAATGCCGGTGAGATCAGCCAGATCGGCTCGCCGCTCCAGCTCTATCACAAGCCGGACAATCTCTTCGTGGCCGGCTTTATCGGCTCCCCCAAGATGAACTTTATCAATGGCAAGGTCCGCAGCGCCAATGGCACCACCGTGGCGGTCGATCTGGGCAAGCTGGGCACGATCGAATTGCCGCGCTCGAACACGGCCGTGGCCGGTCAGGACGTGACCCTGGGCATTCGTCCCGAGCATTTGACCCTGGGCGGCGGCGAATTCGTTATCGAAACCGTTCCCAATATTGTCGAGCATCTGGGCATCCACACCATCGGCTATTCAGTGCTGCCTGGCGGGGAGAACTTTATCGGCCTGTTCGAAGGCAATCCCGATCTCGAAGACGGCAAGGCCATGAAGGTCGGTTTCGATATCGCCCAGGCGCATTTGTTCGACGCCAAGGGTTTAGCCGTCTATTGATAGCGCGATGGCCGCACCGGGCGTCGCCCGCGCCGGCGGCACGTCCCGGTTCGTCCATGCGGCAAACAAGGAGCTGGAGCACATA belongs to Devosia sp. XK-2 and includes:
- a CDS encoding sugar ABC transporter permease; translated protein: MTSTRSATLFALALLAPALIYILTIVAYPLFDTIVLSFTNASLRQDYDFVGWANYQRIFGAGNFTEVIIRTFIWTFFSVSMKMVIGMCGAVLLNAAIPGQALFRILTMPPWIVPMAIGIFMWGWMYNGQFGMISGLLQNFGITDGPIAWLAYGNTAFWATIVTDVWIGVPMVTIYFLAAMQSIPRDLHEAAWTDGAGRFYRFRRITVPLMVPAIITMSLLSLIATFNSFDIIWILTQGGPSGSTTTMIIDTYKTAMGSRKYGEGAARAVVISLFVTAFCIVYFRAVRKLQQGEAK
- a CDS encoding carbohydrate ABC transporter permease; the protein is MIDRYSLLEVVGLYVGIAIFLFFVLAPFIEGFLVSLKPLAQLFSTPYSFIPKNWSFDAYVNMWVSVPALGMHIFNSFFISTVVTLIVVVIVVPAAYAFARFNFTGAGLMLGAFLAVNMFSGAVLLIPLFRLMRTLGLLNTYWAMIVPGAAFLIPSSVWLLRTYMMRIPRELDEAAWVDGASRLYTLRRVILPLAMPGIVVVAIMTFIGAYAQQFIFALTFNSKTEFMPLPIGLFAFFGKQEVIWNELMAASFVGILPVMIVIVFLQRYLVAGLTAGAVKQ
- a CDS encoding extracellular solute-binding protein gives rise to the protein MLALAGAAPAAYAQDKEIAFINCGDELTAGYADYFAEWEAANPGFKVVPEIVGWGQCQDKVTTLAAAGTPVALAYVGSRTLKQFAQNDLIVPVPMTDEEKASYYNYVPDTVTFDGTQWGVPVAFSTKALFWNKDLFEEAGLDPEVPPKTWEEKIAFAKQITENTDAAGYGAVAKTFDNTMHQFLHWVYTNDGLIIDADNNIVANSPQVLAALTALRDIIPYSEEGPTAYEQNEVRAIWLDGGVAMIEASVGAALRAEEAGMNWGVAPLPLGPDAKGPGTLLITDALAVFKGTGVEEQAISLAKFITDGQRQWDAEMAQGLTPLRPLHSDELVAETPYWKPFLDGIEFGGPEPLFTDYIGLQNTMIEMVQSVVTGAAEPEAALEKAAAELELYK
- the ugpC gene encoding sn-glycerol-3-phosphate ABC transporter ATP-binding protein UgpC; amino-acid sequence: MSQLSLKRLEKSFNEARIIKGIDLDVSEGEFVVFVGPSGCGKSTLLRMIAGLEDVSAGEIEIGGNIVNDLPPVQRGIAMVFQSYALYPHMSVYENIAFPLRVEKLPQAEVDNRVQAAAKVLQLESRLQHRPGQLSGGQRQRVAIGRAIVRQPKIFLFDEPLSNLDAALRSEMRIELMELHKRLGSTMIYVTHDQIEAMTMADKIVVLNAGEISQIGSPLQLYHKPDNLFVAGFIGSPKMNFINGKVRSANGTTVAVDLGKLGTIELPRSNTAVAGQDVTLGIRPEHLTLGGGEFVIETVPNIVEHLGIHTIGYSVLPGGENFIGLFEGNPDLEDGKAMKVGFDIAQAHLFDAKGLAVY